The following coding sequences lie in one Arachis ipaensis cultivar K30076 chromosome B03, Araip1.1, whole genome shotgun sequence genomic window:
- the LOC107630231 gene encoding early nodulin-like protein 2: protein MEFVRPLPLLLILLSVLSTTQAFKFNVGGSAGWVPNPSQSYNQWAGSNRFQINDTLVFKYKKGSDSVLEVKKEDYDKCNKSNPIKKFDDGNTEFTLDHSGPFYFISGQDQNCQNKGQKLIVVVLAPRGTTPTPPSPKSPSPTPTPTPTPAPSGSPPVPAPTPAPAGNPPAPSVSPPTPTPTPTPATSPAPAGNSPSPSPVSGPPSPTPAGTTPSPSSGSPGPTTSPPVPPPATPPGGAAPGTANPPASSETAPPPGKNNAWAATPSKFLVYSATIVVAAVFFV, encoded by the exons ATGGAGTTTGTGCGACCTCTTCCCCTTTTGTTGATTCTCTTATCTGTTTTGTCAACCACCCAAGCCTTCAAATTTAACGTTGGTGGAAGCGCAGGGTGGGTTCCAAACCCTTCTCAGAGTTACAATCAATGGGCTGGGAGCAACAGGTTCCAAATCAATGACACTCTAG TTTTCAAATACAAGAAGGGTTCAGACTCGGTGCTAGaggtgaagaaagaagattaCGATAAGTGTAACAAATCAAACCCAATAAAGAAGTTTGACGACGGTAACACGGAATTCACCTTGGATCATTCAGGTCCATTCTACTTCATCAGCGGCCAAGACCAAAACTGTCAGAACAAAGGTCAGAAACTAATCGTTGTTGTCTTGGCGCCACGTGGCACTACACCAACACCGCCTTCACCAAAATCACCCTCACCAACACCAACCCCAACACCAACACCAGCACCATCTGGCTCGCCGCCGGTGCCGGCACCGACACCAGCACCCGCCGGAAATCCTCCGGCGCCTTCCGTTTCACCACCTAcacctactcctactcctactccggCGACTTCACCGGCTCCGGCGGGGAATTCACCGTCACCATCTCCTGTAAGTGGACCTCCGTCCCCGACTCCGGCGGGTACAACGCCGTCTCCTTCATCTGGATCACCGGGTCCGACGACTTCACCTCCCGTTCCGCCTCCGGCGACACCTCCGGGGGGTGCAGCTCCTGGAACGGCTAATCCGCCAGCTTCAAGTGAAACGGCTCCACCGCCGGGAAAAAATAACGCTTGGGCTGCTACTCCTTCGAAATTCTTGGTGTATTCGGCTAccattgttgttgctgctgtgttCTTCGTTTGA